The following proteins come from a genomic window of Falco rusticolus isolate bFalRus1 chromosome 9, bFalRus1.pri, whole genome shotgun sequence:
- the LOC119153526 gene encoding discoidin domain-containing receptor 2-like isoform X1: protein MIFCMLLLASLPEPSGTEVNPAICRYPLGMHEGTIRDEDITASSQWYDSTGPQYARLQREEGDGAWCPAGLLQPEDVQFLQIDLHKLFFITLIGTQGRHARATGKEFARAYRIDYSRNGERWISWKDRQGRKVIQGNIDTYDVVLKDLRPPIIARFIRVIPVTEMPMTVCMRVELYGCVWYDGLASYSIPEGGTIAAPGFPIVYLNDSTYDGYQERRHLYGGLGQLTDGVLGLDDFTQSHQYRVWPGYDYVGWKNESFSTGSVEMEFQFDRPRNFTSMKVHCNNMFSKGVKIFQKVECLFKPRLIADWESEPVGVATVLDDKNPSARFVTVPLNQRVGKAILCRFYFADTWMMMSEISFQSDMESVNPNFVTVATSTTDLLETECNVTEGTWETTSSVTSTWIGEKADDSNTSILVGCLVAIILLLLMIIIIILWKQYVQKRLEKAPRRILEEDATVRLSFYSYTIANNQTQIHQSNPTYERAFPLDLEYHQPATLLQKLPELSQSAEDSVCSGDYAEPDLTKSTPHQGFQNNVPHYAETDIVHLQGVTGNNMYAVPALTVDSLTKKDISVGEFPRQQLRLKEKLGEGQFGEVHLCEADGLLEFLGVSSTEFTHQPVLVAVKMLRSDVNKTARNDFLKEIKIMSRLKNPNIIRLLGVCVRDDPLCMITEYMENGDLNQFLSQREIYSKFAISNNIPCVSYSNLLYMATQIASGMKYLASLNFVHRDLATRNCLVGNNYTIKIADFGMSRNLYSGDYYRIQGRAVLPIRWMAWESILLGKFTTASDVWAFGVTLWEMFILCKEQPYSLLSDEQVIENTGEFFRSQGRQIYLSQTPLCPNPVFDLMLKCWSRDIKDRPTFDMIHHFLLEQMESNI, encoded by the exons ATGATCTTCTGCATGCTGCTGTTGGCCTCACTGCCTGAGCCATCTGGCACCGAAGTCAACCCTG CTATATGCCGTTACCCTTTGGGTATGCATGAAGGGACAATACGAGATGAAGACATCACGGCTTCTAGCCAGTGGTATGATTCCACAGGACCCCAGTATGCACG gttACAAAGGGAAGAGGGGGATGGAGCCTGGTGCCCGGCTGGCTTGCTGCAGCCAGAAGATGTACAGTTCCTTCAAATTGACCTGCACAAGCTCTTTTTTATCACTTTGATTGGGACTCAGGGACGGCATGCCCGGGCCACAGGCAAAGAATTTGCCCGTGCTTACCGAATTGACTATAGTCGCAATGGAGAGCGCTGGATCTCCTGGAAGGACCGTCAGGGCAGGAAG gtgATCCAAGGCAACATCGACACTTACGACGTGGTCTTGAAAGATCTTCGGCCTCCCATCATTGCACGCTTTATCCGGGTGATTCCTGTGACAGAGATGCCAATGACTGTCTGTATGAGGGTGGAGCTCTATGGCTGTGTCTGGTATG ATGGTTTGGCATCCTATAGCATCCCTGAAGGAGGGACAATAGCGGCTCCTGGCTTCCCCATCGTTTATCTGAATGACTCGACCTATGATGGCTACCAGGAGCGCAG GCATTTGTACGGCGGTCTGGGCCAGCTGACAGATGGTGTGCTAGGACTGGACGACTTCACACAGAGCCACCAGTACCGTGTGTGGCCAGGCTATGACTATGTTGGCTGGAAGAACGAGAGCTTCAGCACAGGCTCTGTTGAAATGGAGTTCCAGTTTGACCGACCACGGAACTTTACCTCCATGAAG GTGCATTGTAACAACATGTTTTCCAAGGGGGTGAAGATCTTCCAGAAGGTGGAGTGTTTGTTCAAACCACGCCTGATTGCAGACTGGGAGTCCGAACCTGTTGGTGTGGCAACTGTCTTGGATGACAAAAACCCCAGTGCTAGGTTTGTGACTGTCCCCCTCAATCAGCGTGTAGGTAAAGCCATACTTTGCCGCTTCTACTTTGCTGACACCTGGATGATGATGAGCGAGATTTCCTTCCAGTCAG ACATGGAGAGCGTGAATCCTAATTTTGTTACGGTAGCCACAAGCACAACGGATCTTCTGGAAACAGAGTGCAATGTTACTGAGGGGACCTGGG AAACCACATCATCTGTAACCAGCACCTGGATAGGAGAGAAAGCAGATGACTCCAATACCTCCATCCTTGTGGGCTGCCTTGTGGCTATTATTCTACTGCTCCTGATGATTATAATCATTATTCTTTGGAAGCAATATGTTCAAAAAAGGTTGGAAAAG GCCCCACGTCGAATCCTGGAGGAGGATGCCACAGTTCGCCTCTCCTTCTACAGCTACACTATTGCCAACAACCAGACCCAGATCCACCAGTCAAATCCCACTTATGAACGTGCTTTTCCACTGGATTTGGAATATCACCAGCCAGCTACACTGCTCCAAAAGCTTCCAGAACTCTCCCAAAGTGCAGAGGATTCAG TGTGCAGTGGGGACTATGCTGAGCCTGACCTGACCAAGTCGACACCTCACCAAGGCTTTCAGAACAATGTTCCTCACTATGCCGAAACAGATATCGTCCACCTGCAAGGTGTGACTGGCAACAACATGTACGCTGTCCCAGCCCTCACTGTGGATTCGCTTACCAAGAAGGACATCTCGGTGGGTGAATTCCCGCGGCAGCAGCTACGCCTCAAGGAGAAGCTGGGAGAAGGACAGTTTGGAGAG GTGCACCTTTGTGAAGCTGATGGCCTGCTGGAATTCCTGGGAGTCTCATCTACAGAATTCACTCACCAGCCAGTTCTCGTAGCAGTGAAGATGCTGAGGTCAGATGTCAACAAAACAGCCAG AAATGATTTCCTGAAGGAGATCAAGATCATGTCACGACTGAAGAACCCAAATATCATCCGGcttttgggggtgtgtgtgcgtgaTGACCCACTGTGCATGATAACAGAGTACATGGAAAATGGAGACCTCAATCAGTTCCTGTCGCAGAGGGAGATCTACAGCAAATTTGCCATTTCAAACAATATTCCCTGCGTCAG ctACTCTAATCTGCTGTACATGGCCACCCAGATTGCCTCTGGCATGAAGTATTTAGCATCTCTGAATTTTGTGCACAGAGATCTGGCAACTCGCAACTGCCTGGTGGGGAACAACTACACTATCAAGATTGCAGACTTTGGCATGAGCAGGAATCTTTACAGTGGGGATTACTACCGTATCCAGGGGAGAGCTGTACTGCCCATACGCTGGATGGCCTGGGAAAGCATCCTCCTG GGCAAGTTCACCACAGCCAGTGATGTCTGGGCATTTGGGGTCACCCTCTGGGAGATGTTCATACTGTGTAAGGAGCAGccctacagcctcctctcagaTGAACAAGTCATCGAGAACACAGGAGAGTTCTTCCggagccagggcaggcag ATCTATCTCTCCCAGACTCCTCTGTGTCCTAACCCTGTGTTTGACCTGATGCTGAAATGTTGGAGCAGGGATATAAAAGATCGTCCCACTTTTGACATGATTCACCACTTCCTGCTGGAACAAATGGAATCAAACATTTGA
- the LOC119153526 gene encoding discoidin domain-containing receptor 2-like isoform X2, translated as MIFCMLLLASLPEPSGTEVNPAICRYPLGMHEGTIRDEDITASSQWYDSTGPQYARLQREEGDGAWCPAGLLQPEDVQFLQIDLHKLFFITLIGTQGRHARATGKEFARAYRIDYSRNGERWISWKDRQGRKVIQGNIDTYDVVLKDLRPPIIARFIRVIPVTEMPMTVCMRVELYGCVWYDGLASYSIPEGGTIAAPGFPIVYLNDSTYDGYQERRHLYGGLGQLTDGVLGLDDFTQSHQYRVWPGYDYVGWKNESFSTGSVEMEFQFDRPRNFTSMKVHCNNMFSKGVKIFQKVECLFKPRLIADWESEPVGVATVLDDKNPSARFVTVPLNQRVGKAILCRFYFADTWMMMSEISFQSDMESVNPNFVTVATSTTDLLETECNVTEGTWETTSSVTSTWIGEKADDSNTSILVGCLVAIILLLLMIIIIILWKQYVQKRLEKAPRRILEEDATVRLSFYSYTIANNQTQIHQSNPTYERAFPLDLEYHQPATLLQKLPELSQSAEDSVCSGDYAEPDLTKSTPHQGFQNNVPHYAETDIVHLQGVTGNNMYAVPALTVDSLTKKDISVGEFPRQQLRLKEKLGEGQFGEVHLCEADGLLEFLGVSSTEFTHQPVLVAVKMLRSDVNKTARNDFLKEIKIMSRLKNPNIIRLLGVCVRDDPLCMITEYMENGDLNQFLSQREIYSKFAISNNIPCVSYSNLLYMATQIASGMKYLASLNFVHRDLATRNCLVGNNYTIKIADFGMSRNLYSGDYYRIQGRAVLPIRWMAWESILLGKFTTASDVWAFGVTLWEMFILCKEQPYSLLSDEQVIENTGEFFRSQGRQLTRCLESLMGCLR; from the exons ATGATCTTCTGCATGCTGCTGTTGGCCTCACTGCCTGAGCCATCTGGCACCGAAGTCAACCCTG CTATATGCCGTTACCCTTTGGGTATGCATGAAGGGACAATACGAGATGAAGACATCACGGCTTCTAGCCAGTGGTATGATTCCACAGGACCCCAGTATGCACG gttACAAAGGGAAGAGGGGGATGGAGCCTGGTGCCCGGCTGGCTTGCTGCAGCCAGAAGATGTACAGTTCCTTCAAATTGACCTGCACAAGCTCTTTTTTATCACTTTGATTGGGACTCAGGGACGGCATGCCCGGGCCACAGGCAAAGAATTTGCCCGTGCTTACCGAATTGACTATAGTCGCAATGGAGAGCGCTGGATCTCCTGGAAGGACCGTCAGGGCAGGAAG gtgATCCAAGGCAACATCGACACTTACGACGTGGTCTTGAAAGATCTTCGGCCTCCCATCATTGCACGCTTTATCCGGGTGATTCCTGTGACAGAGATGCCAATGACTGTCTGTATGAGGGTGGAGCTCTATGGCTGTGTCTGGTATG ATGGTTTGGCATCCTATAGCATCCCTGAAGGAGGGACAATAGCGGCTCCTGGCTTCCCCATCGTTTATCTGAATGACTCGACCTATGATGGCTACCAGGAGCGCAG GCATTTGTACGGCGGTCTGGGCCAGCTGACAGATGGTGTGCTAGGACTGGACGACTTCACACAGAGCCACCAGTACCGTGTGTGGCCAGGCTATGACTATGTTGGCTGGAAGAACGAGAGCTTCAGCACAGGCTCTGTTGAAATGGAGTTCCAGTTTGACCGACCACGGAACTTTACCTCCATGAAG GTGCATTGTAACAACATGTTTTCCAAGGGGGTGAAGATCTTCCAGAAGGTGGAGTGTTTGTTCAAACCACGCCTGATTGCAGACTGGGAGTCCGAACCTGTTGGTGTGGCAACTGTCTTGGATGACAAAAACCCCAGTGCTAGGTTTGTGACTGTCCCCCTCAATCAGCGTGTAGGTAAAGCCATACTTTGCCGCTTCTACTTTGCTGACACCTGGATGATGATGAGCGAGATTTCCTTCCAGTCAG ACATGGAGAGCGTGAATCCTAATTTTGTTACGGTAGCCACAAGCACAACGGATCTTCTGGAAACAGAGTGCAATGTTACTGAGGGGACCTGGG AAACCACATCATCTGTAACCAGCACCTGGATAGGAGAGAAAGCAGATGACTCCAATACCTCCATCCTTGTGGGCTGCCTTGTGGCTATTATTCTACTGCTCCTGATGATTATAATCATTATTCTTTGGAAGCAATATGTTCAAAAAAGGTTGGAAAAG GCCCCACGTCGAATCCTGGAGGAGGATGCCACAGTTCGCCTCTCCTTCTACAGCTACACTATTGCCAACAACCAGACCCAGATCCACCAGTCAAATCCCACTTATGAACGTGCTTTTCCACTGGATTTGGAATATCACCAGCCAGCTACACTGCTCCAAAAGCTTCCAGAACTCTCCCAAAGTGCAGAGGATTCAG TGTGCAGTGGGGACTATGCTGAGCCTGACCTGACCAAGTCGACACCTCACCAAGGCTTTCAGAACAATGTTCCTCACTATGCCGAAACAGATATCGTCCACCTGCAAGGTGTGACTGGCAACAACATGTACGCTGTCCCAGCCCTCACTGTGGATTCGCTTACCAAGAAGGACATCTCGGTGGGTGAATTCCCGCGGCAGCAGCTACGCCTCAAGGAGAAGCTGGGAGAAGGACAGTTTGGAGAG GTGCACCTTTGTGAAGCTGATGGCCTGCTGGAATTCCTGGGAGTCTCATCTACAGAATTCACTCACCAGCCAGTTCTCGTAGCAGTGAAGATGCTGAGGTCAGATGTCAACAAAACAGCCAG AAATGATTTCCTGAAGGAGATCAAGATCATGTCACGACTGAAGAACCCAAATATCATCCGGcttttgggggtgtgtgtgcgtgaTGACCCACTGTGCATGATAACAGAGTACATGGAAAATGGAGACCTCAATCAGTTCCTGTCGCAGAGGGAGATCTACAGCAAATTTGCCATTTCAAACAATATTCCCTGCGTCAG ctACTCTAATCTGCTGTACATGGCCACCCAGATTGCCTCTGGCATGAAGTATTTAGCATCTCTGAATTTTGTGCACAGAGATCTGGCAACTCGCAACTGCCTGGTGGGGAACAACTACACTATCAAGATTGCAGACTTTGGCATGAGCAGGAATCTTTACAGTGGGGATTACTACCGTATCCAGGGGAGAGCTGTACTGCCCATACGCTGGATGGCCTGGGAAAGCATCCTCCTG GGCAAGTTCACCACAGCCAGTGATGTCTGGGCATTTGGGGTCACCCTCTGGGAGATGTTCATACTGTGTAAGGAGCAGccctacagcctcctctcagaTGAACAAGTCATCGAGAACACAGGAGAGTTCTTCCggagccagggcaggcag CTGACACGATGCTTAGAAAGCCTCATGGGTTGTCTACGGTGA